From Pandoraea norimbergensis, the proteins below share one genomic window:
- a CDS encoding 3',5'-nucleoside bisphosphate phosphatase produces MFNADLHCHSKVSDGTLSPSEVAQVAADAGVELWALTDHDEIGGQREARAAAEALGMRYVSGVEISITWANRTVHIVGLNIDPENAALVAGLAATRGGRADRAKLMSEQLAVAGIPDAYEGALRFVGNPDLISRTHFARYLVEIGKCASVSDVFSRYLAEGRPGYVPHRWATLQDSVKWILGAGGIAVVAHPGRYKFTPLEFGALFDQFRELGGEGIEVVTGSHTPDQYREYAEVARQYGFLASRGSDFHGPTESRALLGKLPPLPDDLVPVWSRWQ; encoded by the coding sequence ATGTTCAACGCAGATCTTCATTGTCATTCCAAAGTGTCGGACGGCACGCTCTCGCCGTCTGAAGTAGCGCAAGTCGCGGCCGACGCCGGGGTCGAGTTGTGGGCGCTCACGGATCACGATGAAATCGGCGGTCAACGCGAAGCGAGGGCTGCGGCCGAGGCGCTGGGCATGCGTTACGTCAGTGGCGTGGAAATTTCGATTACGTGGGCGAATCGCACCGTTCACATCGTCGGCCTGAACATCGACCCCGAGAATGCCGCGCTGGTGGCCGGGCTGGCCGCGACGCGTGGCGGGCGTGCCGATCGCGCGAAGCTGATGAGCGAACAACTGGCCGTTGCCGGTATTCCCGATGCGTACGAGGGCGCGCTGCGCTTCGTCGGCAATCCCGACCTGATTTCGCGCACGCACTTCGCTCGTTATCTGGTGGAAATCGGCAAGTGTGCGTCGGTGTCCGATGTCTTCTCGCGTTATCTCGCGGAAGGGCGGCCGGGTTATGTGCCGCACCGCTGGGCCACCTTGCAGGACTCGGTGAAGTGGATTCTCGGGGCCGGTGGCATTGCTGTCGTTGCGCACCCGGGGCGCTACAAATTCACGCCGCTCGAGTTTGGCGCACTGTTCGATCAATTTCGCGAACTGGGCGGTGAAGGTATCGAAGTCGTCACCGGCAGCCACACGCCGGATCAGTATCGCGAGTATGCCGAGGTTGCGCGTCAGTATGGCTTTCTGGCCTCGCGCGGCTCGGATTTCCATGGACCGACCGAGAGCCGTGCGCTTCTCGGCAAGCTGCCACCGTTGCCGGACGATCTCGTTCCCGTCTGGAGCCGCTGGCAGTAA
- a CDS encoding alpha/beta fold hydrolase: MTDSRSEFLTVRGLRHHVRQWGTPGAPKLFLLHGWMDVSASFQFVAESLAQRWHLLAPDWRGFGLTDWPVADGRSGSYWFPDYLGDLEALIDVYAEPGEAINLIGHSMGGNVACLYAGVRPARVRRLVNLEGFGLPPSQPLAAIRQLGRWLDDLQNTPTLRPYATYADVAERLRKTNPRLSPARAAWLAQRWARQERDGQWHLLADAAHKMTNPYPYRLDEAMAVWGNVSAPVLHVEATDSEVLRHFVGAQGKEVFRERFEVFPNLTEAFVDDAGHMLHHDQPERVAKLIDDFCRE, encoded by the coding sequence ATGACCGATTCGCGATCCGAGTTTCTCACCGTGCGCGGCCTGCGCCACCATGTCCGGCAATGGGGCACGCCCGGCGCACCGAAACTGTTCCTGTTGCACGGCTGGATGGACGTGTCGGCCTCGTTCCAATTCGTAGCGGAATCGTTGGCGCAGCGCTGGCATCTGCTCGCGCCGGACTGGCGGGGTTTCGGACTGACCGATTGGCCGGTCGCCGACGGTCGCAGCGGCAGCTACTGGTTTCCCGACTATCTCGGCGATCTCGAAGCGTTGATCGACGTGTATGCCGAACCGGGCGAAGCCATCAACCTGATCGGCCACAGCATGGGCGGCAACGTGGCATGTCTGTATGCGGGCGTGCGTCCCGCGCGTGTGCGCCGTCTCGTGAATCTGGAGGGCTTCGGTTTGCCGCCCTCGCAGCCGCTGGCAGCGATTCGTCAACTGGGGCGCTGGCTGGACGATCTGCAAAATACGCCGACGCTGCGTCCCTATGCAACGTACGCCGACGTGGCCGAGCGCCTGCGCAAGACCAACCCGCGATTGTCTCCGGCGCGCGCGGCGTGGCTGGCGCAGCGCTGGGCGCGTCAGGAGCGCGACGGTCAATGGCACTTGCTGGCCGATGCTGCGCACAAGATGACGAACCCCTATCCTTATCGTCTGGATGAAGCGATGGCGGTGTGGGGCAATGTCAGCGCGCCGGTATTGCATGTGGAGGCCACCGATTCCGAGGTGTTGCGCCACTTCGTCGGGGCGCAGGGCAAGGAGGTTTTCCGTGAGCGATTCGAGGTGTTTCCGAATCTGACCGAGGCTTTCGTCGACGATGCGGGGCACATGCTTCATCACGATCAGCCGGAAAGGGTGGCGAAGCTGATCGACGACTTTTGCCGCGAGTGA
- a CDS encoding ferritin-like domain-containing protein produces MPDFTPAPGGDSAARLNAPDFPASADAPVVSGGATCARERALTLLRQCDPFVKAAGVIALRDAVLAGHAIWQPGRPLSALPDGTEERNASGAAGEIEGRDEPGIPGRPTEPRLVSPRELEHRAVTTVAGRAALLHALTHIEFNAINLALDALWRFDGLPNAYYDDWMLVAAEEAYHFSLLAEHLTTLGDDYFYGCFPAHDGLWVMARKTSGDWLARLALVPRTLEARGLDASPPIRAKLASAGDKAGAAILDIILRDEIGHVAIGNRWYRWGCERAGCEPVETYARLAAQYGAPRLRGPFNLEARRAAGFDDDELAALQAGG; encoded by the coding sequence ATGCCCGATTTCACTCCTGCGCCCGGCGGTGACAGTGCCGCCCGCCTCAATGCCCCCGATTTCCCCGCATCTGCCGACGCGCCTGTTGTGTCTGGCGGAGCAACGTGTGCCCGCGAGCGCGCGCTGACACTGCTGCGGCAATGCGATCCGTTCGTGAAGGCGGCGGGCGTGATCGCCCTGCGTGACGCGGTGCTCGCCGGGCATGCGATCTGGCAGCCCGGGCGCCCGTTGAGCGCGCTGCCGGACGGCACTGAGGAACGAAACGCCTCCGGCGCGGCGGGTGAAATTGAGGGGAGGGATGAGCCCGGCATCCCGGGGCGGCCGACCGAACCCCGCCTTGTCTCGCCCCGCGAGCTTGAGCACCGCGCCGTGACGACCGTTGCGGGCCGCGCGGCCTTGCTGCACGCACTCACGCATATCGAGTTCAATGCGATCAATCTGGCGCTGGACGCCTTGTGGCGTTTCGATGGCCTGCCCAATGCGTACTACGACGACTGGATGCTGGTTGCGGCCGAGGAGGCCTATCACTTCTCGCTGCTGGCCGAGCATCTGACGACGCTGGGCGACGATTATTTCTACGGCTGTTTCCCGGCGCACGACGGCCTGTGGGTGATGGCGCGCAAGACGTCGGGTGACTGGCTCGCACGCCTGGCGCTGGTGCCGCGTACGCTGGAAGCCCGGGGGCTGGATGCGAGCCCGCCGATTCGGGCCAAGCTGGCGAGCGCCGGCGACAAGGCCGGTGCGGCGATTCTCGACATCATCCTGCGCGACGAGATCGGTCACGTGGCTATCGGCAACCGCTGGTATCGCTGGGGGTGTGAGCGCGCCGGTTGCGAGCCCGTCGAGACCTACGCCCGATTGGCCGCCCAATACGGTGCCCCGCGCCTGCGCGGACCGTTCAATCTCGAAGCGCGCCGTGCCGCGGGTTTCGACGACGACGAATTGGCCGCGTTGCAAGCGGGCGGGTGA
- a CDS encoding gamma carbonic anhydrase family protein — protein MPIYKLGDKTPQIHESAFVADTATIIGEVVLAENSSVWPGVAIRGDNEPIRVGVGTNVQEGAVLHADPGFPLTLAQGVSIGHQAMLHGCTVGENSLIGIQAVLLNGAVIGRDSLVGAGALVTERKTFPDRSLILGVPAKVVRELTDEEVANLKRNADTYASRRQVFKEQLVRIG, from the coding sequence ATGCCGATCTATAAACTTGGAGACAAGACCCCGCAGATCCACGAAAGTGCTTTCGTGGCAGACACCGCAACGATCATCGGCGAGGTGGTCCTTGCCGAGAACAGCAGCGTCTGGCCCGGGGTTGCCATTCGCGGCGACAACGAACCGATTCGCGTGGGCGTTGGTACCAATGTGCAGGAAGGTGCCGTCCTGCACGCCGACCCGGGTTTCCCGCTGACGCTGGCGCAAGGCGTGAGCATCGGCCATCAGGCGATGCTGCACGGCTGCACGGTAGGTGAGAATTCGCTGATCGGCATTCAGGCCGTGCTGCTCAATGGCGCCGTCATCGGCCGCGACAGTCTGGTCGGCGCTGGCGCACTGGTGACCGAGCGCAAGACGTTTCCGGACCGCTCGCTGATCCTTGGCGTGCCCGCCAAGGTGGTGCGCGAGCTCACGGATGAGGAAGTGGCCAATCTCAAGCGCAACGCCGATACGTATGCGTCGCGCCGTCAGGTGTTCAAGGAACAACTGGTGCGCATCGGCTAA
- the hslO gene encoding Hsp33 family molecular chaperone HslO → MSDQLQKFMFDAAPVRGEYVSLDTTWRAVLERHNYPAPVRHLLGEMMAAAALFTANIKFDGALVLQLHGDGPVSMIVVECNADFTMRATAKYSGDIPDDASLKAMVNVNGRARFAITLDPRVKQPGQQPYQGVVALSDEHGPLPDMASVLEHYMHHSEQLDTRLWLASDDTRTVGVLLQKLPGHGGTAGSGAELAPEIDEDTWNRVCQLGNTLKRDEMLTTDRETLLHRLFWEETVRVFDPQTVSFRCTCSHERVANMLRTLGEAEVMSVFDERPNVEVACEFCRQTYHFDKVDAAQLFSEQPHSAPSQHH, encoded by the coding sequence GTGTCCGATCAGCTTCAGAAATTCATGTTCGACGCCGCGCCCGTGCGAGGCGAATACGTCAGCCTCGACACCACTTGGCGTGCCGTGCTCGAACGTCACAACTACCCGGCACCGGTCCGGCATCTGCTGGGCGAAATGATGGCCGCCGCCGCCCTGTTCACCGCGAACATCAAGTTCGACGGCGCGCTCGTCCTGCAACTGCACGGTGACGGCCCCGTCAGCATGATCGTGGTCGAGTGCAACGCCGATTTCACGATGCGTGCCACCGCCAAGTACAGCGGCGACATTCCGGACGACGCCTCGCTCAAGGCGATGGTCAACGTGAATGGCCGCGCACGCTTTGCGATCACGCTCGACCCGCGCGTCAAACAGCCGGGCCAGCAGCCCTATCAGGGCGTGGTGGCGCTGTCCGACGAACACGGCCCGCTGCCGGATATGGCGTCGGTGCTCGAACACTATATGCATCACTCGGAACAGCTCGATACGCGTCTGTGGCTCGCGAGCGACGATACCCGCACGGTGGGCGTCCTGCTGCAAAAGCTGCCGGGACACGGCGGCACGGCAGGCAGCGGCGCGGAACTGGCGCCGGAGATCGATGAAGACACCTGGAATCGTGTCTGCCAGCTTGGCAATACGCTCAAACGCGACGAAATGCTCACGACGGACCGCGAAACGCTGCTGCACCGCCTCTTCTGGGAAGAGACCGTGCGCGTGTTCGATCCGCAGACTGTCTCGTTTCGCTGCACTTGCTCGCACGAGCGCGTTGCCAACATGCTGCGAACGCTCGGCGAAGCCGAAGTGATGAGCGTGTTCGACGAACGTCCCAATGTGGAAGTGGCCTGCGAGTTCTGCCGTCAGACCTATCACTTCGACAAGGTGGACGCCGCGCAGCTGTTCTCGGAGCAGCCGCACTCGGCGCCTTCGCAGCATCATTGA
- the ftsB gene encoding cell division protein FtsB — translation MRMVTLVLVLLLAVIQYPLWFGHGGWLYVHELRDQLSAEQQKNEQLKERNDRLAGEVQDLQEGTSAIEERARFELGMVKDGEVFVQFVAPDGSGGPQAASGADAPLVSSNEPAHKTVGNTPPAAPATQAKGKKAQHH, via the coding sequence ATGCGAATGGTGACCTTGGTACTGGTGCTGCTGTTGGCAGTCATTCAGTATCCGCTCTGGTTCGGCCACGGTGGTTGGTTGTATGTGCACGAACTGCGCGACCAACTGAGCGCCGAACAGCAGAAGAACGAGCAGTTGAAAGAACGTAACGATCGTCTTGCCGGCGAAGTGCAGGATTTGCAGGAAGGCACGTCGGCGATCGAGGAGCGCGCTCGTTTCGAGCTGGGGATGGTCAAGGACGGCGAGGTGTTCGTGCAATTCGTCGCACCCGACGGCAGTGGCGGCCCGCAAGCCGCCTCGGGCGCGGACGCGCCCCTCGTGTCGTCGAACGAACCCGCCCACAAGACGGTGGGCAATACGCCGCCTGCGGCACCTGCCACGCAGGCTAAGGGCAAGAAGGCGCAGCATCACTGA
- the eno gene encoding phosphopyruvate hydratase yields MSAIVDIIGREVLDSRGNPTVECDVLLESGVMGRAAVPSGASTGSREAIELRDGDSSRYLGKGVQKAVEHINTEISEAIMGLDAAEQAFLDKTLIELDGTDNKSRLGANAMLAVSMAVAKAAAEEAGLPLYRYFGGSGAMQMPVPMMNIVNGGAHANNSLDIQEFMVMPVSQTSFREALRCGAEIFHALKKIIADKGMSTAVGDEGGFAPNFASNEECLKTIEEAVEKAGYRLGDDVVLALDCASTEFFKNGKYELAGEGLSLTSEEFADYLAALCDKFPIVSIEDGMSEDDWAGWKILTDKLGKKVQLVGDDLFVTNTKILKQGIEQGVANSILIKINQIGTLTETFAAIEMAKRAGYTAVVSHRSGETEDSTIADIAVGTNAGQIKTGSLSRSDRIAKYNQLLRIEEDLGDIATYPGKETFYNLR; encoded by the coding sequence ATGAGTGCAATCGTAGATATCATCGGGCGCGAAGTGCTGGATTCGCGTGGCAACCCGACGGTCGAGTGCGACGTGCTGCTGGAGTCGGGTGTGATGGGCCGCGCTGCGGTGCCGTCGGGCGCATCGACCGGTTCGCGCGAAGCCATCGAGCTGCGTGACGGCGATAGCAGCCGCTATCTTGGCAAGGGTGTGCAGAAGGCTGTCGAGCACATCAACACCGAGATTTCGGAAGCCATTATGGGTCTGGACGCCGCCGAACAGGCCTTCCTGGACAAGACCCTGATCGAGCTGGACGGCACGGACAACAAGTCCCGCCTCGGCGCGAACGCCATGCTGGCCGTGTCGATGGCCGTGGCCAAGGCCGCCGCTGAAGAAGCCGGTCTGCCGCTGTATCGCTACTTCGGCGGTTCGGGCGCGATGCAGATGCCGGTGCCGATGATGAACATCGTCAACGGTGGTGCGCACGCCAACAACAGCCTGGATATCCAGGAATTCATGGTGATGCCGGTCAGCCAGACCAGCTTCCGTGAAGCCCTGCGTTGCGGCGCCGAAATTTTCCACGCGCTCAAGAAGATCATCGCCGACAAGGGCATGAGCACGGCCGTGGGCGACGAAGGTGGCTTTGCGCCGAACTTCGCGTCGAACGAAGAGTGTCTCAAGACCATTGAAGAAGCCGTCGAGAAGGCCGGTTACCGTCTGGGCGACGACGTCGTGCTGGCGCTGGACTGCGCATCGACCGAGTTCTTCAAGAACGGCAAGTACGAGCTGGCCGGCGAAGGCCTGTCGCTCACGTCGGAAGAGTTCGCCGACTACCTGGCTGCCCTGTGCGACAAGTTCCCGATCGTGTCGATCGAAGACGGCATGTCGGAAGACGACTGGGCTGGCTGGAAGATCCTGACCGACAAGCTGGGCAAGAAGGTGCAACTGGTCGGTGACGATCTGTTCGTGACCAACACCAAGATCCTGAAGCAAGGTATCGAGCAAGGCGTCGCCAACTCGATCCTGATCAAGATCAACCAGATCGGTACGCTGACCGAGACGTTCGCCGCCATCGAGATGGCCAAGCGCGCCGGTTACACGGCCGTGGTGTCGCATCGTTCGGGTGAAACCGAAGATTCGACGATCGCCGATATCGCGGTGGGCACGAACGCTGGTCAGATCAAGACCGGCTCGCTCTCGCGTAGCGACCGTATCGCCAAGTACAACCAGCTGCTTCGCATCGAAGAAGATCTCGGCGATATCGCGACGTACCCGGGCAAGGAAACGTTCTACAATCTGCGCTAA
- the kdsA gene encoding 3-deoxy-8-phosphooctulonate synthase: MKLCGFEVGLNQPFFLIAGTCVVESEQMTIDVAGQLKEITGALGIPFIYKSSFDKANRSSGRSFRGPGREAGLKILEEVRRQLGVPVLTDVHTEEDVAVAAPIVDVLQTPAFLCRQTDFIRACAQSGKPVNIKKGQFLAPHDMINVIDKARDAAREAGLPDDVFMACERGVSFGYNNLVSDMRSLAIMRETGAPVVFDATHSVQLPGGQGTSSGGQREFVPVLSRAAVAVGVSGLFMETHPDPAKALSDGPNAVPLGRMRELLTTLKTIDAAVKQGQFLENNFN; this comes from the coding sequence ATGAAGCTGTGCGGTTTCGAGGTTGGCCTGAACCAGCCGTTTTTCCTGATTGCAGGCACCTGCGTCGTCGAGTCGGAGCAAATGACGATCGACGTCGCTGGTCAGCTCAAGGAAATTACGGGCGCGTTGGGCATCCCGTTCATTTACAAATCGTCGTTCGACAAGGCGAATCGTAGTTCGGGCAGGTCGTTTCGCGGCCCGGGCCGCGAGGCCGGTCTGAAGATCCTCGAAGAAGTGCGCCGCCAGCTCGGCGTGCCGGTGCTCACCGACGTGCACACCGAAGAGGATGTGGCCGTGGCCGCACCGATCGTCGACGTGCTGCAAACGCCGGCATTCCTGTGCCGCCAGACCGATTTCATCCGTGCCTGCGCCCAGTCGGGCAAGCCGGTGAACATCAAGAAGGGGCAGTTTCTCGCACCGCACGACATGATCAACGTCATCGACAAGGCCCGCGACGCTGCCCGCGAAGCCGGTCTGCCGGATGATGTGTTCATGGCCTGCGAGCGCGGTGTTTCGTTCGGCTATAACAATTTGGTCTCGGACATGCGCTCGTTGGCGATCATGCGCGAGACCGGTGCGCCGGTCGTGTTCGATGCCACCCACTCGGTGCAATTGCCCGGCGGGCAGGGCACCAGCTCCGGCGGACAGCGCGAATTTGTGCCGGTGCTCTCACGCGCGGCCGTGGCCGTGGGCGTATCGGGCCTGTTCATGGAAACCCATCCTGATCCGGCCAAGGCCCTCTCGGACGGCCCCAATGCCGTGCCGCTCGGCCGCATGCGTGAACTGCTCACGACGCTCAAGACCATTGATGCGGCCGTGAAGCAGGGCCAGTTCCTGGAAAACAATTTCAACTGA
- a CDS encoding CTP synthase, which produces MTKFVFVTGGVVSSLGKGIAAASLAAILESRGLKVTLLKLDPYINVDPGTMSPFQHGEVFVTEDGAETDLDLGHYERFISAKMRKANNFTTGQIYESVIRKERRGEYLGKTVQVIPHITNEIQAFVERGARSAWDGHPDVAIVEIGGTVGDIESLPFLEAARQMNLRLGRNSVAFVHLTLVPYIATAGELKTKPTQHSVQKLREIGIMPNVLLCRADRQIPEDECAKISLFANIPQDAVISVWDVDTIYKIPQMLHDQGMDKIICDELKLEVKPADLSMWTRLVQAVENPKHEVTIGMVGKYVDLTESYKSLIEALRHAAIHTETRVNIEYIDSEQVEKDGTDALKHLDAILVPGGFGRRGTEGKIKAIRFARENRVPYLGICLGMQLAVIEFARDVAKLGGANSTEFDPSSPHPVVALITEWQDRDGKIEQRTEDSDLGGTMRLGSQRVPVKTETLASRIYGDTVNERHRHRYEVNNHYVPQLEAAGLVISARTPTENLPEMMELPQQVHPWFVGVQFHPEFTSTPRDGHPLFKAYVEAALAGQQSRKKAA; this is translated from the coding sequence ATGACTAAATTCGTTTTTGTCACGGGCGGCGTGGTTTCCTCTCTTGGTAAGGGAATTGCTGCCGCATCTCTGGCCGCGATTCTCGAATCGCGTGGCCTAAAAGTCACCCTCCTCAAGCTTGACCCCTACATCAACGTCGATCCGGGCACGATGAGCCCGTTTCAGCACGGTGAGGTGTTCGTTACCGAGGACGGCGCAGAAACCGACCTCGATCTTGGCCATTACGAGCGCTTCATCAGCGCCAAGATGCGCAAGGCGAACAACTTCACGACGGGCCAGATCTACGAATCGGTGATCCGTAAGGAGCGCCGGGGCGAGTATCTCGGCAAGACCGTTCAGGTCATTCCGCACATCACCAACGAGATTCAGGCGTTCGTCGAACGCGGCGCGCGCTCGGCATGGGACGGTCATCCGGACGTCGCCATCGTCGAAATCGGCGGCACGGTCGGTGACATCGAGTCGCTGCCGTTCCTCGAAGCCGCACGTCAGATGAACCTGCGCCTGGGCCGCAACAGCGTGGCCTTCGTGCACCTGACGCTCGTGCCGTACATCGCAACGGCCGGTGAGCTCAAGACGAAGCCGACGCAACACAGCGTGCAGAAGCTGCGCGAGATCGGCATTATGCCGAACGTGCTGCTGTGCCGCGCCGACCGTCAGATTCCGGAAGACGAGTGCGCCAAGATTTCGCTGTTCGCGAACATCCCGCAGGACGCCGTGATTTCGGTGTGGGACGTCGACACGATCTACAAGATTCCGCAGATGCTCCACGATCAGGGCATGGACAAGATCATCTGCGACGAACTGAAGCTCGAAGTGAAGCCGGCCGACCTGTCCATGTGGACCCGTCTGGTGCAGGCCGTCGAGAACCCGAAGCACGAAGTGACGATCGGCATGGTCGGCAAGTACGTCGATCTGACCGAGTCGTACAAGTCGCTCATCGAAGCCCTGCGTCACGCCGCGATCCACACGGAAACGCGCGTGAACATCGAGTACATCGATTCGGAACAAGTCGAGAAGGACGGCACCGATGCGCTCAAGCATCTGGACGCTATTCTCGTGCCGGGCGGCTTTGGCCGTCGGGGTACCGAAGGCAAGATCAAGGCGATTCGCTTCGCCCGCGAGAACCGCGTGCCGTACCTGGGCATCTGCCTGGGCATGCAGCTCGCCGTGATCGAATTCGCGCGTGACGTCGCCAAGCTCGGCGGTGCCAACAGCACGGAATTCGACCCGTCGTCGCCGCACCCGGTCGTGGCGCTCATCACCGAGTGGCAGGATCGCGACGGCAAGATCGAGCAACGTACGGAAGATTCGGATCTGGGCGGCACGATGCGCCTCGGCTCGCAACGCGTGCCGGTCAAGACCGAAACGCTTGCCTCGCGCATCTATGGCGATACGGTCAACGAACGTCACCGTCATCGCTACGAAGTCAACAATCACTATGTGCCGCAGCTCGAAGCTGCCGGCCTGGTGATCTCGGCACGCACGCCGACGGAAAACCTGCCGGAAATGATGGAATTGCCGCAGCAAGTGCACCCGTGGTTTGTGGGCGTGCAGTTCCACCCGGAGTTCACCTCGACGCCACGTGACGGCCATCCGCTGTTCAAGGCATATGTCGAGGCGGCGCTGGCAGGTCAGCAGTCGCGCAAGAAAGCGGCCTGA